The Chitinophagales bacterium genome has a window encoding:
- a CDS encoding glycosyltransferase family 4 protein: MPGHLQKNILLVVSDTAMMYDGNKLLAFDPVLREMKVVEEMFDKIIWLGARTLKMKPSLKPVSSAKVHPVVMPCVSHSGFINILYVLSAYPVFLYQILKHLKYATHVHTRGPSHPALLMILISLLDNKRIYAHKYAGEWTDDNIPFTYRLQRNLLKKVRKPNIRITVSGKNDTDSENVYDLENPCMYEDELRGMNATGAEKDFSGKLRLLFVGNLMPSKGIIPLMQALQSSKLSDRYESIHIVGGGMLMDEVKALAENVQHINVVITGDISREELNKLYASAHFMILPSISESFPKVVAEAAAFGCIPVTTKLSAITKQITDGRNGFLMNNTSSGYILDVLNNIAVNKQLKEISLNAITMSKLFTYERFKQRMAKVYNIEQ, translated from the coding sequence GTGCCTGGACATTTACAGAAAAATATACTCCTCGTAGTTTCTGATACCGCCATGATGTATGACGGTAACAAGCTACTGGCTTTCGATCCCGTGCTGCGGGAGATGAAAGTGGTAGAGGAAATGTTCGATAAGATCATATGGCTTGGCGCGAGGACATTAAAAATGAAGCCATCACTGAAACCCGTCAGCAGTGCTAAGGTTCATCCGGTGGTTATGCCATGTGTCAGCCACAGTGGGTTCATTAATATACTGTATGTATTGTCTGCATATCCTGTGTTCCTGTATCAAATATTAAAACACCTGAAGTACGCCACACATGTACATACACGTGGGCCGTCACATCCTGCGCTATTAATGATACTTATATCCTTGCTGGATAATAAAAGAATATACGCACATAAGTATGCAGGTGAGTGGACGGATGATAATATCCCGTTTACATATCGCCTGCAGCGAAACCTGCTGAAGAAAGTCAGAAAGCCGAACATACGCATTACCGTAAGTGGTAAGAACGATACGGATAGTGAGAATGTATATGACCTGGAAAATCCCTGTATGTATGAAGATGAGTTAAGAGGCATGAACGCGACAGGTGCAGAAAAAGATTTCTCTGGCAAGCTGAGATTGCTGTTCGTAGGCAACCTCATGCCTTCAAAGGGTATCATTCCGCTGATGCAGGCATTGCAGAGTAGTAAGCTCAGTGACAGGTACGAAAGTATACATATAGTAGGTGGTGGTATGCTGATGGATGAAGTGAAAGCTCTTGCTGAAAATGTGCAGCACATTAATGTAGTGATAACGGGAGACATAAGCAGGGAAGAGCTGAATAAACTCTATGCATCCGCACATTTTATGATACTACCCAGCATTTCAGAAAGCTTCCCGAAAGTTGTGGCAGAAGCAGCGGCATTCGGGTGTATACCAGTTACAACCAAACTATCGGCTATAACCAAGCAGATAACGGATGGCAGGAACGGTTTCCTGATGAACAATACTTCGTCTGGATATATATTAGATGTGCTGAACAACATAGCCGTGAATAAGCAACTGAAGGAGATAAGCCTGAACGCGATAACGATGAGCAAACTGTTTACTTACGAGCGGTTCAAACAGAGAATGGCCAAAGTGTACAACATAGAGCAGTGA
- a CDS encoding glycosyltransferase family 4 protein, translating into MKVLHVIDRLETGGAEKLFVSITKLLTARGIETGALLFTAGSALDKELEKRLQLHVLNRRGKYNLLTLYKAHKICSGYDIVHTHLRHVYAYIRLAQWLFGGKYKLVVHDHAAIIKDIPKRYAGMFKPAYYIGVNKEQIAWAVSTIGVHKEHIFLLENTVMPVTGDENKTDNPKDLMVVANIRAVKNIEFAVALAKRINFTLDIYGNIIERDYYKRLLQDIDNDTIRMIHDVSDMTPMYGQYKMAIHCSPAETGPLVLIEYLAAGLPFIAYKTGSAAEAIAEELPQLFMNNFEYEDWGKRIEDILLDHSLPDKMKTLYKKKFNPEDYTNKCLDIYRKIYSS; encoded by the coding sequence ATGAAAGTACTGCATGTAATAGACAGGCTGGAAACAGGTGGGGCAGAAAAGCTTTTTGTCAGCATCACAAAGTTGTTAACAGCCAGGGGTATTGAAACGGGTGCGTTGTTGTTTACTGCCGGTAGCGCGTTAGATAAAGAACTGGAAAAACGTTTACAACTGCATGTGTTGAACCGCAGAGGTAAGTACAACCTGCTGACATTATACAAAGCGCACAAAATATGTAGCGGCTATGATATTGTACACACGCATTTGCGTCACGTGTATGCATATATCAGGTTGGCGCAGTGGCTGTTTGGAGGGAAATACAAATTGGTTGTGCACGACCATGCAGCTATAATAAAAGATATACCTAAACGCTATGCAGGAATGTTCAAACCTGCTTACTACATAGGTGTAAACAAAGAACAAATAGCGTGGGCCGTATCGACCATAGGAGTACATAAAGAACATATTTTCCTGCTGGAGAATACAGTAATGCCTGTAACCGGTGATGAAAACAAAACCGACAACCCTAAAGACCTTATGGTGGTTGCCAATATACGTGCGGTAAAGAATATTGAGTTTGCTGTTGCATTGGCAAAGCGAATAAACTTCACGCTGGACATTTACGGGAATATCATAGAGCGTGATTATTACAAGAGGCTGTTGCAGGATATAGATAATGATACTATCCGAATGATACACGATGTATCAGATATGACGCCCATGTACGGGCAATACAAAATGGCCATACATTGTTCCCCTGCTGAAACGGGACCGCTTGTACTGATAGAATATCTTGCGGCAGGACTGCCCTTTATTGCATATAAGACTGGCAGTGCTGCAGAAGCCATTGCAGAAGAATTGCCGCAGTTGTTTATGAACAACTTTGAATATGAGGATTGGGGCAAACGAATAGAAGATATTTTATTGGACCATAGTTTGCCTGATAAAATGAAGACCCTTTATAAAAAGAAATTTAACCCTGAAGATTATACCAACAAGTGCCTGGACATTTACAGAAAAATATACTCCTCGTAG
- a CDS encoding glycosyltransferase family 2 protein translates to MNKGIDLVCFSKDGCSALWEAGNVLHASDGLAVLKKQVDEVVASTDAEWLLFWDYSLGEPKKELIQELAQKPVDVFHAGLRCGTRGLPDVLNYVHPTWMYNIDGDENVTHTNFRLSLKACMIRTSVLKQTGSFSDEYVSLAMSGVALGYRILKQGGIIRYHSGLLEKAHQANVEAPLKDEWVFAKHFFTKKWLFWTLFNKPGFGANLAAWSSVRDVKYINPKPCLYPSAKTEKAVQPTTVSVLAPTLDRYPYLEEELRELNLQTILPHEVLITDQTDKEHRQQIDLTKYKNITVRYFPQDEKGQCLAWNKLIEESTGEYIFFFGDDAYNIKPDLIEKMLQTMYRFDADMVASNVREKGIVYGAVNYHYYLSDTFPITLIKKSVVEKVGGMDMFFNRNVKADHDLAMRCHLNGALMIFDPSAEIGHHRAPSGGLRAHNARVITNFMTKNTVTKVLNPSTSEIFIYNKYYTHRQFLNHVKIKYMNQVIINGNILKKIARLFVLLYKMPSMRRAYKANYQTTMDEFKKRGIEVR, encoded by the coding sequence ATGAATAAGGGAATTGACCTGGTATGTTTTTCTAAGGATGGCTGTTCTGCTCTATGGGAAGCAGGTAATGTATTACATGCGTCTGATGGCCTTGCAGTATTAAAAAAGCAGGTAGATGAAGTTGTGGCTTCAACCGATGCGGAATGGCTCTTGTTTTGGGATTATTCATTGGGTGAACCGAAAAAGGAATTGATTCAGGAGCTGGCGCAAAAACCTGTTGATGTTTTTCATGCCGGCCTCAGGTGTGGAACAAGGGGCTTGCCGGATGTGCTCAACTATGTTCATCCCACATGGATGTACAATATAGATGGTGATGAAAATGTTACACATACCAACTTCAGGCTCAGCCTGAAGGCTTGCATGATAAGGACATCTGTTTTGAAACAAACAGGTTCTTTCTCTGATGAGTATGTGTCGTTAGCAATGAGTGGGGTGGCATTGGGCTATCGCATCCTGAAACAGGGAGGAATAATAAGGTATCATTCTGGTTTATTAGAAAAAGCACACCAAGCCAATGTTGAAGCACCATTAAAAGATGAATGGGTTTTCGCCAAACACTTCTTTACTAAAAAATGGTTGTTCTGGACCTTGTTTAATAAACCCGGTTTCGGGGCTAATCTTGCCGCATGGTCATCTGTAAGGGATGTGAAGTATATAAACCCTAAGCCCTGCCTGTATCCTTCTGCAAAAACGGAAAAGGCAGTCCAGCCCACCACTGTATCGGTGTTGGCACCAACACTGGACAGGTATCCTTACCTGGAAGAAGAGCTGAGAGAACTGAACCTGCAAACCATTCTGCCACACGAGGTATTGATAACAGACCAGACAGATAAAGAACACAGGCAACAAATAGATCTTACTAAATATAAGAATATCACGGTCAGGTATTTTCCACAGGATGAAAAAGGACAATGCCTGGCGTGGAATAAACTTATAGAAGAATCGACGGGAGAATATATTTTCTTTTTCGGGGATGATGCCTATAATATAAAACCTGACCTTATAGAAAAGATGTTGCAGACCATGTATCGTTTCGATGCGGATATGGTGGCTTCTAATGTGAGGGAGAAAGGTATTGTGTACGGGGCTGTTAATTATCACTACTATCTGTCAGACACTTTCCCTATTACACTGATAAAAAAGTCGGTAGTAGAAAAAGTGGGAGGCATGGACATGTTCTTTAACAGGAATGTAAAGGCTGACCACGACCTGGCGATGCGCTGTCATCTGAATGGCGCACTGATGATATTCGACCCCTCGGCAGAAATAGGTCACCATCGAGCACCTTCCGGTGGATTACGTGCGCACAATGCAAGGGTCATTACAAACTTCATGACGAAGAATACGGTTACTAAAGTATTGAATCCCTCTACCAGCGAGATATTCATTTATAACAAGTACTATACACACCGCCAGTTCCTCAACCATGTGAAGATAAAATACATGAACCAGGTCATCATCAACGGAAATATTCTTAAAAAAATAGCCCGGTTGTTTGTGTTGTTGTATAAAATGCCTTCAATGAGGAGGGCTTACAAAGCCAATTATCAAACCACGATGGACGAATTTAAAAAACGTGGTATAGAGGTTCGCTAA
- a CDS encoding glycosyltransferase family 4 protein — translation MSKTPRIILVTNSVPLPDTDFLKYKVFGLSHVFDLHVMCWDTVANKQAFYDKYSDKVRGKNISLFYDTLNAFTVFKLLFINFFRFITAPHISMPLANKLINVYGWDPKKLFTKFTLYFPIATLKPDIVHFEYGTLAHRFSDIKQFVKCKTSVSFRGYDLNYVGLEDTDYYNKVWKNFDGFHFLSNDLKNRAIKRGYPEGKTEALIPPAIDTLFFKPISEKKPNDKLVIISVGRMAWKKGYEYGLQAVASLKQKKIPFEYRIIADGRDSQPVRFAISELGLEQEVKLLGSKTPDEIKEELDAADVFLHPAVSEGFSNAVLEAQAMGLPVITTGADGLSENVADGVTGFVVPVYDVAAMAVKLEWCYHNREQLNNIGKAGIERVKTHFRIEDQVKNFEQFYKSLNE, via the coding sequence ATGAGTAAAACGCCGAGAATAATATTAGTTACAAATTCTGTTCCCCTGCCGGATACAGACTTTCTGAAATATAAAGTGTTCGGATTGTCGCATGTGTTCGACCTCCATGTGATGTGTTGGGATACAGTTGCTAACAAGCAAGCGTTCTATGATAAATACAGTGACAAGGTAAGAGGTAAAAACATCTCGTTGTTTTACGATACGCTTAATGCCTTTACGGTATTCAAATTATTATTCATCAATTTTTTCCGGTTCATTACCGCACCGCATATTAGTATGCCACTTGCCAATAAACTAATAAACGTGTATGGCTGGGACCCGAAAAAATTGTTTACAAAGTTCACACTGTATTTCCCGATAGCAACACTCAAACCGGATATTGTACATTTTGAGTATGGCACACTGGCACATCGTTTCAGCGATATAAAACAATTTGTTAAGTGCAAAACAAGTGTCAGCTTTAGAGGTTACGACCTGAACTATGTAGGGCTGGAAGATACAGATTATTACAATAAGGTCTGGAAGAACTTTGATGGATTCCACTTCCTGAGTAACGACCTGAAGAACCGCGCGATAAAGCGTGGTTATCCCGAAGGTAAAACAGAAGCCCTGATACCGCCAGCCATAGATACTTTGTTTTTCAAACCTATAAGCGAAAAGAAACCTAATGATAAACTGGTCATCATTAGTGTAGGGCGGATGGCGTGGAAGAAAGGTTACGAGTACGGCCTGCAGGCGGTAGCCAGCCTGAAACAAAAAAAGATTCCTTTTGAGTACAGGATAATAGCTGATGGCAGAGATAGCCAGCCTGTCAGGTTTGCTATCTCTGAACTTGGATTGGAACAAGAGGTGAAGTTATTGGGTAGTAAAACCCCAGATGAGATAAAAGAAGAATTAGATGCCGCTGATGTGTTCTTACATCCTGCTGTGTCAGAGGGGTTCAGTAATGCTGTTCTGGAGGCACAGGCTATGGGCTTGCCTGTAATAACCACAGGCGCCGACGGCTTGTCTGAAAATGTAGCTGATGGTGTTACGGGCTTTGTAGTGCCTGTGTACGATGTGGCTGCAATGGCAGTGAAGCTGGAATGGTGCTATCATAACAGGGAACAACTTAATAATATTGGTAAGGCCGGAATAGAAAGAGTGAAGACTCACTTCAGGATAGAAGACCAGGTAAAAAATTTTGAACAGTTCTATAAGTCTTTAAATGAATAA
- a CDS encoding glycosyltransferase family 4 protein — protein MKKIKVLFTLPNLVTAGSGREMLNIVERLDKNVFEAWVGVQEVGGDLFDEVIAKKLPVVVQPFLAEEGLNLVNKIRKAKRFAKDFKALDFDIWQSFNWSSDFSEAFVARWAGAKYVYVKKSMNWGRKAWKTKSMLSTAIVARNTTMMETFLATKNLKRKVHFIPGGVDTDVFKPAFNMSARTELGIPEKAIMLCCIAQIVRSKDQTTLIKAVAKVDNVYLVLAGAARDEAYKKELDALIKKLGVQDRVQFTGAYKDVNKLLNACNGSVLPTSNYQGHEEGCPVSVLESMAAGTTCIVSDVAGNRDLIQNGKTGMVFKPEHVDGLADCIRDFTLKPSYPKELAERALDKVYAEYTIDREVKRFEDLYKKIMKY, from the coding sequence TTGAAAAAGATCAAAGTATTATTCACATTGCCCAATCTTGTAACAGCAGGTAGCGGCAGAGAAATGCTGAACATCGTAGAACGTTTAGATAAAAATGTTTTTGAAGCATGGGTAGGTGTGCAGGAAGTGGGCGGAGATCTGTTTGATGAAGTGATAGCTAAAAAGCTACCAGTGGTGGTGCAGCCTTTTCTTGCAGAGGAGGGGTTGAACCTTGTGAATAAGATCAGAAAGGCGAAACGTTTTGCTAAAGACTTCAAAGCACTTGATTTTGATATATGGCAGTCGTTCAACTGGTCGTCAGATTTTTCTGAAGCCTTTGTGGCACGCTGGGCGGGTGCTAAGTATGTGTATGTGAAAAAAAGCATGAACTGGGGCCGTAAAGCGTGGAAGACAAAGAGCATGCTGTCTACGGCCATTGTTGCGAGGAATACAACTATGATGGAAACCTTTCTCGCAACAAAGAACCTGAAGAGGAAAGTACACTTCATACCGGGTGGCGTAGATACAGATGTATTCAAACCGGCATTCAATATGTCTGCACGTACTGAATTGGGTATTCCTGAAAAGGCGATCATGTTATGTTGTATAGCTCAGATAGTCCGCTCGAAAGATCAGACTACTTTGATAAAAGCAGTGGCAAAGGTTGATAATGTGTACCTGGTACTGGCAGGTGCCGCAAGAGATGAGGCATATAAAAAAGAACTGGATGCATTGATCAAGAAACTCGGTGTACAAGACAGAGTACAATTTACAGGTGCTTATAAAGATGTGAACAAACTGCTGAATGCATGCAATGGTTCAGTGTTGCCAACATCTAATTACCAGGGGCATGAAGAGGGTTGCCCAGTTTCGGTATTAGAGTCTATGGCTGCGGGTACAACATGTATAGTAAGCGACGTAGCAGGTAACAGGGATTTGATACAAAATGGTAAAACGGGAATGGTGTTCAAACCGGAACATGTGGATGGCCTTGCAGATTGTATCAGGGATTTTACACTAAAACCGTCATATCCGAAAGAGTTGGCAGAAAGAGCATTAGATAAAGTATATGCAGAATATACTATTGACAGGGAAGTAAAGAGATTTGAGGACTTGTATAAAAAAATAATGAAGTATTAG
- a CDS encoding glycosyltransferase family 4 protein codes for MRITILSGSVPTTTFIDGLINAMADEGFEMTVIGKRTGTYHYHKNVQAIIVPDGFIRRIIFIKLMILTTGFKHLGKIFRASKGWKGFYNDLLFYLPIIRSKPDRIHLQWTAFIHNRDLLFDMFPGKVLVSMRGAHINYTPITTPEIKESYLRLFPYVHRFHAVGETIVKEAEQYGVDRQRTDVIYSYVADELLAKEIIPKETRKELHIISVGRFFWKKGYEYALDALHILKQKGIPFRYTLIAEGNTPPDIIYQLHQLGLTDYVDIQNGATHDEVLKQIEGQDVLLLPSVEEGVANVVLEAMALGTLVVTTNSGGMEEAIDNNISGFVVHVRDTQGIADALVRVNALSKEERYTIALAAKNTVLQRHNKKEFVARFAQFYKR; via the coding sequence ATGAGGATAACCATTCTTTCCGGTTCGGTACCAACTACTACATTCATTGATGGCCTTATTAATGCAATGGCGGATGAAGGTTTTGAAATGACTGTAATAGGAAAAAGAACAGGAACATACCATTACCATAAGAATGTACAGGCCATCATTGTGCCGGATGGCTTTATCAGGAGGATCATCTTTATCAAACTAATGATATTGACGACGGGTTTTAAACACTTGGGAAAGATATTCCGCGCCAGTAAAGGATGGAAAGGTTTTTACAATGACCTGCTTTTCTACCTGCCCATTATCAGGTCGAAACCGGACCGGATACACCTGCAATGGACAGCTTTTATACATAACAGAGATCTGTTGTTCGATATGTTTCCCGGCAAGGTGCTGGTAAGTATGCGGGGTGCGCACATAAATTACACACCCATTACCACACCGGAAATAAAAGAAAGTTACCTGCGGTTGTTTCCATATGTACATAGGTTTCATGCTGTAGGAGAAACAATTGTAAAAGAAGCGGAACAATACGGTGTGGACAGGCAGAGAACGGACGTTATTTATTCTTATGTAGCAGATGAACTGCTGGCAAAAGAGATAATACCGAAAGAGACCAGGAAAGAGTTACATATTATATCAGTAGGGCGCTTCTTCTGGAAGAAAGGATATGAATATGCCCTTGACGCATTGCATATACTTAAACAAAAAGGTATACCGTTCAGGTACACATTGATAGCAGAAGGGAATACGCCACCGGACATAATCTACCAGCTGCATCAACTTGGGTTGACTGATTATGTGGATATACAGAATGGCGCAACGCACGATGAAGTACTGAAGCAGATTGAAGGACAGGATGTATTGCTATTGCCCAGTGTAGAAGAAGGAGTGGCCAATGTCGTGTTGGAGGCTATGGCATTGGGTACACTTGTTGTTACTACCAACTCAGGTGGCATGGAAGAAGCAATCGATAATAACATAAGTGGCTTTGTGGTACATGTAAGAGACACACAGGGCATAGCCGACGCACTGGTGAGGGTAAATGCTTTAAGTAAAGAAGAGCGATACACTATTGCATTGGCCGCAAAGAATACCGTGCTGCAAAGGCACAATAAAAAAGAGTTCGTTGCAAGGTTTGCACAATTCTATAAGCGTTAA
- a CDS encoding oligosaccharide flippase family protein: MSIGKKAGKGFVKLFQRNMLEKLMGLTTVIVLARKLTPYDFGLVSITEVLLYMISVFGTTGLSEYLLAYKKEDEEDIFRAAFWFNVILTIVVLALFLLVAPLWANFQHEPRIWNISFIVGGIFVFSQLSVIPKTWLSRHLMFDKQVRIQTPFIILIPLAKLAAVFAGMGVYSLVVPTLIFTPIQTWMFYRATKLAPGSKLYSERWKEIYGFTKHLIGSGLLRRMSDHGDKFILSKFLGLGMLGIYNIAMQMAELFTTQLIAVSNNVLSSVLPKYVEDKEQFYSHYINFLKTFVFVLLPFMVIMLLAAKPIILLLYGEKWIAAVLPMQILIVYSAMRSVTSSFSIVMNSFHLNKLSFKVNLFFTPAHLIGSAIGAYYGGVIGVAISLVLVRAFFYNWRIKMTMDAVDQPVLRWHKDLYPYFISAVATVAVLWLASMYLSGVFTGFYAVFTVAIIGISVIVIYNVLVKFIFPGELNIISKFLGLTFPEVQKPFKKLYGV; the protein is encoded by the coding sequence ATGAGTATCGGCAAAAAAGCAGGTAAAGGTTTTGTAAAACTGTTTCAGCGCAACATGCTGGAAAAGCTGATGGGTTTAACCACAGTCATCGTGCTGGCTCGTAAACTTACGCCCTACGATTTCGGGTTGGTGAGCATTACTGAGGTATTGTTGTATATGATATCAGTGTTTGGCACTACTGGTCTGAGCGAGTACCTGCTGGCTTACAAGAAAGAGGATGAGGAAGATATATTCAGAGCCGCTTTCTGGTTCAATGTGATACTGACCATTGTAGTTCTGGCGTTGTTTTTATTGGTAGCACCTTTATGGGCCAACTTTCAGCATGAACCCAGGATTTGGAATATCAGTTTTATAGTAGGTGGCATATTCGTGTTCTCACAATTATCTGTAATTCCTAAAACATGGCTGAGCAGGCACCTGATGTTTGACAAGCAGGTACGGATACAAACGCCATTTATCATCCTAATCCCACTGGCGAAACTGGCAGCCGTGTTTGCAGGTATGGGTGTATATAGCCTTGTAGTGCCTACATTGATTTTTACACCGATACAGACATGGATGTTTTACCGTGCCACAAAACTGGCTCCGGGCTCCAAACTATATTCAGAAAGATGGAAAGAGATATATGGTTTTACCAAACACCTGATAGGCTCCGGCCTGCTGCGACGCATGAGCGATCACGGTGATAAATTTATATTGAGTAAGTTCCTCGGACTGGGTATGCTGGGTATATACAACATAGCTATGCAGATGGCTGAGTTGTTTACTACACAGTTGATAGCCGTATCTAATAATGTACTCTCATCGGTATTGCCAAAGTATGTAGAGGATAAAGAACAGTTCTACAGTCATTATATCAACTTCCTGAAGACATTTGTTTTCGTGCTGTTGCCTTTTATGGTCATTATGCTGCTGGCAGCAAAGCCCATCATATTACTGTTGTATGGTGAAAAATGGATAGCGGCTGTATTGCCTATGCAGATATTGATCGTGTATTCAGCCATGCGCTCCGTCACCAGTTCGTTCAGTATTGTAATGAATTCTTTTCACCTGAATAAACTATCGTTCAAAGTAAACCTGTTCTTTACGCCTGCACATCTTATAGGTTCTGCTATAGGTGCATACTATGGAGGTGTAATAGGCGTTGCGATATCATTGGTGCTGGTACGTGCGTTCTTTTATAACTGGCGGATAAAGATGACCATGGATGCAGTGGACCAACCTGTATTGCGCTGGCACAAAGACCTGTACCCGTATTTTATCAGTGCTGTTGCAACCGTGGCTGTGTTGTGGCTGGCGAGTATGTACCTGTCGGGCGTCTTTACGGGGTTCTATGCTGTTTTCACAGTGGCGATCATTGGCATATCTGTTATCGTTATTTACAACGTGCTGGTGAAGTTCATTTTCCCGGGAGAGCTGAATATCATTTCAAAATTTTTGGGGCTAACCTTTCCTGAAGTGCAAAAACCATTCAAGAAGTTATACGGGGTATGA
- a CDS encoding N-acetyltransferase translates to MNYYAHPTAVIDEGCGIGDDTKIWHFAHIMCGCVIGSGCNIGQNVVISPKVILGNNVKVQNNVSVYTGVTCEDDVFLGPSCVFTNISNPRSAIVRRENYEQTHVGKGATIGANATIICGHDIGAYAFIGAGAVITKDVPPYALVVGNPARQTGWMSEYGLKLHFDEQGVAECPESKQQYKLSGGVVTRLS, encoded by the coding sequence ATGAACTACTACGCACATCCCACAGCAGTAATTGATGAAGGGTGCGGTATCGGCGACGATACAAAGATCTGGCACTTTGCACATATCATGTGTGGATGTGTTATTGGTAGTGGGTGTAACATCGGGCAGAATGTGGTCATCTCTCCTAAAGTGATATTGGGCAATAATGTAAAGGTGCAGAACAATGTATCTGTATATACAGGTGTCACCTGTGAGGATGATGTCTTCTTAGGGCCTTCGTGTGTGTTCACCAATATCAGCAATCCACGCAGTGCTATTGTACGCAGGGAAAATTATGAACAGACACACGTAGGCAAAGGCGCTACGATAGGAGCCAATGCCACGATCATATGTGGTCATGATATAGGTGCGTATGCTTTCATCGGGGCGGGTGCTGTTATTACTAAAGATGTACCTCCTTATGCACTGGTAGTAGGCAACCCCGCCAGGCAAACAGGCTGGATGAGTGAGTATGGGCTTAAACTGCATTTTGATGAACAAGGCGTGGCGGAATGTCCTGAAAGCAAACAACAATACAAGTTATCAGGTGGTGTAGTTACACGCCTGTCATAA
- a CDS encoding nucleotide sugar dehydrogenase yields the protein MAENNKKIAVIGLGYVGLPLAVEFAKKFLTVGFDINEKRIKELQAGVDNTLEVEDGELQKVNISGPNAEKGLYCSNKLEDIAGCNFYIVTVPTPVDKYNRPDLTPLYKASETVGKVLSKGDIVVYESTVYPGVTEDECVPVLERVSGLKYNVDFFCGYSPERINPGDKQHTVTKILKVTSGSNDEIAEEVDQLYKSIIVAGTHKASSIKVAEAAKVIENAQRDINIAFVNELAKIFNRMGIDTTDVLAAAGTKWNFLHFKPGLVGGHCIGVDPYYLAQKAQEVGYHPEIILAGRRLNDSMGGYIANEVVREMIKRDMPVKDANILVLGITFKENCPDVRNTRVVDIVNELQTYNVNLTVYDPWANPDEVMHEYGVTTTNKLPEKGNYKAVVLAVAHKEFLDTNWKEFLAEGGIIYDVKSSLDKSMIDSRL from the coding sequence ATGGCGGAGAACAATAAAAAAATCGCAGTAATAGGTCTGGGCTATGTAGGGCTACCTCTTGCGGTTGAATTTGCAAAGAAATTTTTAACGGTTGGTTTCGATATTAATGAGAAGAGAATAAAGGAACTTCAAGCTGGTGTAGACAATACACTGGAAGTGGAAGATGGAGAGCTGCAGAAGGTAAATATTTCCGGACCAAATGCTGAAAAAGGTTTGTACTGCAGCAATAAGCTTGAAGATATTGCAGGCTGTAACTTTTACATAGTTACTGTACCTACGCCTGTAGATAAATATAACCGTCCTGATCTTACGCCATTGTATAAAGCCAGTGAGACAGTAGGCAAAGTACTGTCTAAAGGAGACATTGTTGTTTATGAATCCACCGTATATCCCGGTGTAACGGAAGATGAGTGTGTTCCGGTGCTGGAAAGAGTATCAGGTTTGAAATACAATGTAGATTTCTTCTGTGGCTATTCTCCTGAGCGTATCAACCCCGGTGATAAGCAACATACTGTTACCAAGATATTGAAAGTGACCTCGGGTTCTAATGATGAAATTGCTGAAGAGGTAGACCAACTTTATAAGAGCATTATTGTTGCTGGTACACATAAGGCATCAAGCATAAAAGTGGCTGAAGCGGCAAAAGTGATTGAGAACGCGCAACGCGACATTAATATTGCTTTCGTGAATGAGCTGGCTAAGATATTCAATCGTATGGGTATTGATACCACTGATGTGCTTGCTGCTGCTGGTACTAAGTGGAACTTCCTGCATTTCAAACCAGGCCTTGTAGGTGGTCACTGTATAGGTGTTGACCCTTATTACCTGGCACAGAAGGCACAGGAAGTAGGCTACCACCCCGAAATAATACTGGCAGGACGTAGGCTGAATGATAGCATGGGTGGCTACATAGCCAATGAGGTAGTACGCGAAATGATCAAACGCGATATGCCGGTAAAAGATGCTAATATCCTGGTACTGGGTATCACTTTCAAAGAGAATTGTCCTGATGTACGCAACACAAGGGTGGTAGATATTGTGAATGAACTGCAGACCTATAATGTGAACCTGACCGTATATGACCCCTGGGCTAACCCTGATGAGGTGATGCATGAATATGGTGTGACCACTACTAATAAGTTACCTGAAAAAGGAAATTACAAAGCGGTGGTACTGGCTGTAGCGCACAAAGAATTCCTGGATACTAACTGGAAAGAATTCCTGGCAGAGGGCGGCATTATTTACGATGTAAAGAGCTCGCTGGATAAGTCAATGATAGATTCCCGTTTATAA